One Sinorhizobium mexicanum genomic region harbors:
- a CDS encoding helix-turn-helix transcriptional regulator, whose protein sequence is MRPADRLFRIIQLLRASGKAMTAREIAERMEVAPRTIYRDMEHLMASGAPIDGERGVGYLLREAFDAPPLTFTFEQLEAIAFGARAVQMLGDRRLAQAAREAIDKIGHGLPPDHAKRLREVPLRAFRSAMQPDPPRLLGEIRQAIATRRKLQLTYESLAELTSERTIWPLGLSVFGHNWLLTAWCELRHDFRDFRVDRIASLKIEREQYEPTPERSFDAYLARM, encoded by the coding sequence ATGCGGCCCGCCGATCGGTTGTTTCGGATCATTCAACTCCTGCGTGCCTCTGGCAAGGCAATGACGGCGCGGGAAATTGCCGAAAGGATGGAAGTCGCGCCGCGCACGATCTATCGCGACATGGAGCACCTGATGGCGTCGGGAGCGCCGATCGATGGCGAACGCGGCGTGGGTTACCTCCTGCGGGAGGCCTTTGACGCGCCGCCGCTCACCTTCACCTTCGAGCAACTGGAGGCAATCGCATTTGGCGCGCGCGCCGTTCAGATGCTTGGCGACAGACGTCTGGCGCAAGCCGCGCGCGAGGCGATAGACAAGATCGGACATGGACTGCCGCCGGATCACGCAAAAAGGTTGAGAGAGGTACCGTTGAGGGCCTTCCGCTCGGCAATGCAGCCCGATCCGCCCCGACTGCTGGGCGAAATACGTCAGGCGATTGCGACCAGGCGGAAGCTGCAGTTGACTTACGAAAGCCTTGCAGAACTAACGTCGGAGCGTACAATCTGGCCGCTCGGCCTTAGCGTTTTCGGGCACAACTGGCTGCTCACGGCCTGGTGCGAATTGCGCCATGACTTCCGTGATTTTCGGGTTGATAGGATCGCTTCACTCAAGATCGAGCGGGAGCAATACGAACCAACACCGGAGCGCAGCTTCGACGCCTACCTTGCCCGAATGTAG
- a CDS encoding cysteine hydrolase family protein, translating to MTKALLIIDVQNAILSGKGTLERQPHIDAALEETVARLSMLQVKARTAGVPVVLVQHDGDKDHRLAVGTHGWAIRDEIAPRESDVVVHKKSCDSFFETDLAKRLAERSARHLIIGGCMSQFCVDTTVRRAVTLGYDVTLVADGHMTADSGSLPFPEIVAHHNETLDGFDAGRAKVSVCPAAEIAF from the coding sequence ATGACCAAAGCATTGCTGATAATCGACGTTCAAAACGCCATTCTATCGGGAAAGGGCACGCTGGAGCGTCAGCCGCACATCGATGCGGCGCTAGAGGAGACCGTCGCACGACTCAGCATGCTTCAGGTTAAGGCGCGAACTGCTGGCGTCCCGGTTGTGTTGGTCCAGCATGACGGCGACAAAGATCATCGATTGGCCGTCGGGACACATGGTTGGGCCATCCGCGACGAGATCGCGCCGAGGGAGAGCGACGTGGTCGTTCACAAGAAGAGTTGCGACTCGTTCTTTGAGACTGATCTTGCGAAGCGCCTCGCGGAACGGTCCGCGAGGCATCTGATCATCGGCGGATGCATGTCACAATTCTGTGTCGACACGACCGTCAGGCGGGCCGTTACGCTCGGATACGACGTGACGCTTGTTGCGGATGGGCACATGACCGCTGACTCGGGAAGCCTGCCGTTTCCCGAGATTGTGGCGCATCACAATGAAACGCTCGATGGATTCGATGCCGGCAGAGCCAAAGTGAGTGTTTGCCCCGCTGCCGAAATAGCCTTCTGA
- a CDS encoding DMT family transporter, whose protein sequence is MTLARLAPAIFVLLWSTGWVVAKYAAFFADPLTFLVLRYTFAILLFIGFCVVTGARWPRSWTTIGHAIVSGMFLHGLYLGAVWWAIGQGVPAAISGIIAGLQPLMTAAVAPLLINENLTRQQQTGLVLGFFGIALAVLPKMVAIDTAATPIQILPVLVNVLGMAAVTYGTLYQKRHLQNGDIRAIATLQYAGALIVTVPLALALEDLQVTWNLQLVGALVWSVLGLSMGAIALLLYLIRRGQVSRAASLIYLVPPLAAVQAALFFGEALTLPMIVGTIIAVMGVYLTNRKAARPVPSGDAARSAAAR, encoded by the coding sequence ATGACGCTTGCCCGTTTGGCCCCGGCCATCTTCGTCCTGCTCTGGTCCACCGGCTGGGTTGTCGCCAAATATGCGGCCTTTTTCGCCGATCCGCTGACTTTTCTCGTGCTGCGTTATACCTTCGCGATCCTGCTCTTCATCGGCTTCTGCGTCGTGACGGGCGCTCGCTGGCCACGCTCCTGGACGACGATCGGTCATGCTATCGTGTCGGGGATGTTTCTCCACGGGCTCTATCTGGGTGCCGTGTGGTGGGCCATCGGGCAGGGGGTGCCGGCGGCGATTTCCGGCATCATCGCCGGGCTGCAGCCATTGATGACCGCAGCCGTCGCGCCGCTCCTGATCAACGAAAACCTGACCCGGCAGCAGCAGACCGGGCTGGTGCTCGGATTTTTCGGCATTGCGCTCGCGGTGCTGCCGAAAATGGTGGCGATCGATACCGCCGCGACGCCGATCCAGATCCTGCCTGTTCTCGTCAACGTGCTTGGCATGGCGGCCGTCACCTACGGCACGCTCTACCAGAAACGGCACCTTCAAAATGGAGACATCCGTGCCATCGCGACGCTGCAATATGCCGGCGCCCTGATCGTCACCGTTCCTCTCGCGCTCGCGCTTGAGGACCTGCAGGTCACCTGGAACCTGCAGCTTGTCGGCGCGCTGGTCTGGTCGGTGCTTGGCCTGTCGATGGGTGCGATCGCGCTGTTGCTCTATCTCATCCGTCGCGGACAGGTCTCGCGGGCTGCCTCGCTGATCTATCTGGTGCCGCCACTTGCAGCCGTTCAGGCGGCGCTCTTCTTCGGCGAAGCCCTGACCCTGCCGATGATCGTCGGCACCATCATCGCCGTGATGGGGGTCTATCTCACCAACCGGAAGGCCGCTCGCCCGGTGCCGTCCGGCGACGCGGCCCGCAGCGCTGCCGCCAGGTAG
- a CDS encoding GyrI-like domain-containing protein, whose amino-acid sequence MAIAFEIVERPAQKITGHLWEGTFVEAADGAVRRLIAETQEHRRRAHPEDHSTLIGLSWNDRSDGFRYLVGYVGEDGGTFTQPQHVELPAMRLVTMIHRPESSDVFVDYGRMFDWIAAEGHVVDTTHFHYREEYEAGFVSPATSSLRLMVPIR is encoded by the coding sequence ATGGCGATAGCGTTCGAAATCGTGGAGCGCCCGGCGCAAAAGATCACGGGTCACCTCTGGGAGGGCACATTCGTCGAGGCGGCCGACGGTGCCGTTCGCCGCCTGATCGCCGAGACGCAGGAGCATCGTCGGCGCGCGCATCCCGAAGATCATTCGACCCTGATCGGTCTCTCCTGGAATGATCGGTCGGACGGCTTCCGTTATCTCGTCGGCTATGTGGGTGAGGACGGCGGAACCTTCACCCAGCCGCAGCATGTGGAACTGCCGGCCATGCGTCTGGTAACGATGATCCATCGTCCCGAGAGCTCGGATGTCTTCGTGGATTACGGCAGGATGTTCGACTGGATCGCAGCCGAGGGGCACGTCGTCGATACGACCCATTTCCACTATCGTGAGGAATACGAGGCCGGGTTCGTTTCACCCGCGACCTCGTCGCTCAGGCTTATGGTTCCGATTCGCTGA
- a CDS encoding alpha-E domain-containing protein yields the protein MLGRTANGLYWMFRYIERAENSARLIDAGLRMSLTRSEATEDDWDGVLQSAGVRELYDEVHETLTSSDAIDFLLRDRANPSSVMSCIEAGRHNARMVRTALTRETWEATNECWIEMKAMLAKKARPADLPEIIDTIKRRAGLIRGAFHGTMLRNEIFNFSRIGTFIERADNTARILDVKYYVLLPAVAAVGSSMDNVQWESILRSVSAHRAYGWVYDAELKPANIADFLISNGRMPRSLAYCYEKIVSNLGYLAREYGETHAAHETAEQTLAALRSRSMNDIMDQGLHEYLEEFISDNNRLGQEISDGYRFYH from the coding sequence ATGCTGGGAAGAACTGCGAACGGCCTCTACTGGATGTTCCGCTATATCGAGCGCGCGGAGAACAGCGCCCGCCTGATCGATGCGGGCCTGCGTATGTCGCTGACCCGCAGCGAAGCGACCGAGGACGACTGGGATGGTGTGCTGCAGAGCGCCGGTGTGCGCGAACTCTATGACGAAGTGCACGAGACGCTGACGAGCAGCGATGCCATCGACTTCCTGCTTCGCGACCGCGCCAATCCCTCGAGCGTCATGTCCTGCATCGAGGCCGGCCGCCACAATGCCCGCATGGTCCGCACGGCGCTAACGCGCGAGACCTGGGAAGCGACCAACGAATGCTGGATCGAGATGAAGGCGATGCTGGCGAAGAAGGCACGGCCCGCCGACCTGCCCGAGATCATCGACACGATCAAGCGCCGCGCCGGCCTCATCCGCGGCGCCTTCCATGGCACGATGCTGAGGAACGAGATCTTCAACTTCTCGCGCATTGGAACCTTCATCGAGCGGGCGGACAATACGGCGCGTATTCTCGACGTGAAATATTACGTGCTGCTGCCGGCCGTCGCTGCCGTCGGCTCGTCGATGGACAACGTGCAATGGGAATCGATCCTGCGCTCCGTCTCAGCCCATCGCGCCTATGGCTGGGTCTACGACGCCGAGCTCAAGCCGGCGAACATCGCCGACTTCCTCATCTCCAACGGACGCATGCCGCGGTCGCTGGCCTATTGCTACGAAAAGATCGTCAGCAATCTCGGCTATCTCGCGCGTGAATACGGCGAGACGCATGCGGCGCACGAGACCGCCGAGCAGACGCTTGCGGCGCTCCGCAGCCGTTCGATGAACGACATCATGGATCAGGGGCTGCACGAATATCTCGAGGAGTTCATCAGCGACAACAACCGTCTGGGCCAGGAAATCTCTGACGGCTATCGGTTCTATCACTGA
- a CDS encoding DEAD/DEAH box helicase: protein MSTFKELGLSQQILATLAANGFEKPTPIQTQAIPVVLKGHDLIGLAQTGTGKTAAFGLPMIERLVADGKRADPRNIRALVLAPTRELVNQIAANLKVFVKKTPLKIGVVVGGVSINKQTEQLARGVDILVATPGRLLDLVNRKAVTLTQGRYLVLDEADQMLDLGFIHDLRKIAKLVPKNRQTLLFSATMPKQIAELAGEYLTDPLKVEVTPPGKAADKIEQYVHFVPGKDLKTSILKQSLSDNPDGLSLIFSRTKHGAEKLMKHLDHVGFKAASIHGNKSQGQRERALKAFRDGEIRVLVATDVAARGIDIPGVTHVYNYDLPEVPDAYVHRIGRTARNGRDGIAIAFCTPDEIRLLRDIEKLMGIQIAIASGEAPADQARPSKGRGGRGNGQRHGNGGGHRQEGRPHRERPAREPAAAPSSFAGDDLLRDERRPPKHDRRDQRQPGHGHHEGRSEGNRNHEGRKHRGRPASKHEGRRQRDGQPGNRHESGRGNRRTDNGARQG, encoded by the coding sequence TTGTCCACATTCAAAGAGCTTGGCCTCTCCCAGCAGATTTTGGCGACGCTTGCCGCCAATGGTTTTGAGAAGCCGACGCCCATCCAGACGCAGGCCATTCCCGTCGTCCTCAAGGGCCACGACCTCATCGGTCTTGCCCAGACGGGAACCGGCAAGACGGCCGCCTTCGGCCTGCCCATGATCGAGAGGCTGGTTGCCGACGGCAAGCGCGCCGACCCACGCAACATCCGCGCCCTCGTCCTCGCTCCGACCCGCGAGCTCGTCAACCAGATCGCCGCCAACCTCAAGGTCTTCGTCAAGAAGACGCCGCTCAAGATCGGCGTCGTCGTCGGTGGGGTCTCGATCAACAAGCAGACCGAACAGCTCGCCCGTGGCGTCGACATTCTTGTCGCGACCCCCGGCCGCCTGCTGGACCTCGTCAATCGCAAGGCGGTGACGCTGACCCAGGGCCGCTATCTCGTGCTCGACGAGGCCGACCAGATGCTCGACCTCGGCTTCATCCACGACCTGCGCAAGATCGCGAAGCTGGTGCCGAAGAACCGCCAGACGCTGCTCTTCTCGGCGACCATGCCGAAGCAGATCGCCGAACTCGCCGGCGAATACCTGACCGATCCGCTCAAGGTCGAAGTCACCCCGCCGGGCAAGGCCGCCGACAAGATCGAGCAATACGTCCACTTCGTTCCCGGCAAAGACTTGAAGACCTCGATCCTCAAGCAGTCGCTTTCCGACAATCCCGACGGCCTTTCGCTCATCTTCAGCCGCACTAAGCACGGCGCCGAGAAGCTGATGAAGCATCTGGACCACGTCGGCTTCAAGGCCGCGTCGATCCATGGCAACAAGAGCCAGGGCCAGCGCGAGCGTGCGCTGAAGGCCTTCCGCGATGGTGAAATCCGGGTGCTCGTTGCAACCGATGTCGCCGCCCGTGGCATCGACATTCCGGGCGTCACGCATGTCTACAACTACGACCTGCCGGAAGTCCCGGACGCCTACGTCCATCGCATCGGCCGCACGGCCCGCAACGGCCGCGACGGTATCGCGATCGCCTTCTGCACCCCGGACGAAATCCGCCTGCTCCGTGACATCGAGAAGCTGATGGGCATCCAGATCGCCATCGCCAGCGGCGAGGCACCGGCCGATCAGGCGCGTCCGTCCAAGGGACGCGGCGGTCGCGGCAACGGCCAGCGTCATGGCAACGGCGGCGGCCACCGACAGGAAGGGCGTCCGCATCGCGAGCGTCCGGCGCGCGAACCGGCGGCAGCCCCGTCGAGCTTTGCCGGGGACGATCTGCTGCGGGACGAACGGCGTCCGCCGAAGCACGACCGCCGGGATCAGCGCCAGCCGGGCCACGGCCATCATGAAGGCCGGTCGGAAGGCAACCGCAATCACGAGGGTCGGAAACACCGCGGCCGTCCGGCATCGAAGCACGAGGGCCGACGCCAGCGTGACGGGCAGCCCGGCAACCGCCATGAAAGCGGCCGCGGAAACCGTCGTACCGACAATGGTGCTCGCCAGGGCTGA
- a CDS encoding DNA alkylation repair protein — translation MAEPLKNLLHPGVVLEIATHLDRNADTFDGERFIALASHDLDSLELMERSLRIRDALLQTLPEDFPAAAEILQRALPGNDTPGLSGWALLPVNQFIAARGLDDFELSLSLLRRLTPHFTAEFGIRAFIHRDQQRALAIISSWTSDDNHHVRRLASEGTRPRLPWAMRLPELIRDPKPILPILVALIDDPEDYVRRSVANSLNDIAKDHPDLVAQFAAAHVDRASPERLRLLRHACRTLMKQGHAAALANFGFGALSGIDASLTLGTPLVRLGEHLRFGLEIRNSGAAKQKVMIDYAVHHQKANGTTAPKVFKWTTTTLESGAAFEIEKLHSIRTITTRRYYAGAHRVVVLINGQPMAGADFELVID, via the coding sequence ATGGCTGAACCACTCAAGAACCTTCTGCATCCGGGAGTCGTCCTTGAAATCGCCACGCATCTCGACCGGAATGCGGATACATTCGACGGCGAGCGCTTCATTGCGCTCGCATCGCATGACCTGGATTCGCTCGAATTGATGGAGCGATCGCTGCGAATCCGCGACGCGCTCCTTCAGACGCTGCCGGAAGATTTCCCTGCCGCCGCCGAGATCCTGCAGCGGGCGCTGCCGGGAAACGACACACCAGGGCTGAGCGGCTGGGCACTACTCCCGGTAAACCAGTTCATCGCGGCTCGCGGCCTGGACGATTTCGAACTCTCGCTCTCGCTGCTGCGCCGCCTGACACCGCATTTCACCGCGGAATTCGGCATCCGCGCTTTCATCCATCGGGACCAGCAACGAGCGCTGGCAATAATCTCCAGCTGGACGAGCGACGACAATCATCACGTCCGGCGGCTGGCAAGCGAAGGCACGCGCCCGCGCCTGCCCTGGGCCATGCGGCTGCCGGAACTGATCCGCGATCCAAAGCCGATCCTTCCGATCCTCGTAGCGCTGATCGACGACCCCGAAGATTACGTGCGCCGCTCCGTCGCGAACAGCCTCAACGACATCGCCAAGGATCACCCGGATCTCGTCGCACAGTTCGCGGCCGCGCATGTCGACCGCGCATCGCCGGAACGCCTGAGATTGCTCCGCCACGCCTGCCGCACGCTCATGAAGCAGGGGCATGCGGCGGCACTCGCCAACTTCGGTTTCGGTGCGTTGTCAGGCATCGATGCCAGCCTGACGCTGGGCACGCCCCTTGTCCGCCTCGGCGAGCATCTTCGCTTCGGTCTGGAAATACGGAATTCCGGCGCGGCCAAGCAAAAAGTCATGATTGACTACGCCGTGCATCACCAGAAGGCGAACGGCACAACGGCGCCGAAAGTGTTCAAGTGGACGACAACGACGCTCGAATCCGGTGCCGCCTTCGAAATCGAGAAGCTGCACTCGATCCGAACGATCACGACGCGACGCTACTATGCCGGCGCGCACAGGGTCGTCGTTCTGATCAACGGTCAACCGATGGCCGGAGCCGATTTCGAGCTCGTGATCGACTGA
- a CDS encoding trimethylamine methyltransferase family protein, giving the protein MTDNQFRDAAAGETSPLERRRRSGGRGAERSRKPVAAKYLNLVNTLATSMVLSEDALEAIHDASLTILEEIGMDIILPEARDRMKAAGADVTPGTDRVHFDRGLIMEMIASVPAGFTMHARNPARNVEIGGNNLVFAQIASAPFVADREGGRRTGNQEDFRKLVKLAQSYDIVHTTGGYPVEPVDLHASTRHLDCLSDMVKLTDKVFHVYSLGRQRNTDGIEIARIGRGISMEQMEREPSLFTIINTSSPLRLDGPMLQGIIEMSSRNQVVVVTPFTLAGAMAPVTIAGALVQQNAEALCGIAFTQMVRKGAPVMYGGFTSNVDMKTGAPAFGTPEYMKAVIAGGQLARKYNLPYRTSNTNAANTLDAQAAYESALSLWALIQGGGNFVMHAAGWTEGGLTASFEKFILDVDMLQMVAEFLQPLDVSEDALGLDAVRDVGPGGHYFGTLHTLQRYETAFYSPILSDWRNYETWTEAGRPTTYDHANRVFKQKLNEYERPPLDPAIEEELDAFVARRKQEGGVPTDF; this is encoded by the coding sequence ATGACCGACAATCAATTCCGGGACGCTGCGGCAGGCGAAACGTCACCGCTGGAGCGGCGGCGCCGATCAGGCGGCCGGGGTGCGGAACGGTCACGAAAGCCGGTGGCGGCGAAATACCTAAACCTCGTCAACACGCTGGCGACGTCGATGGTCCTCTCGGAGGACGCGCTCGAAGCGATACATGACGCTTCCCTGACTATCCTAGAAGAAATCGGCATGGACATTATCCTGCCGGAGGCGCGCGATCGCATGAAAGCGGCCGGCGCGGACGTGACACCGGGCACCGATCGCGTCCACTTCGACCGCGGGCTGATCATGGAGATGATCGCGTCGGTTCCCGCCGGCTTCACCATGCACGCGCGCAATCCGGCGCGAAACGTCGAGATCGGCGGCAACAACCTCGTCTTCGCGCAGATCGCCAGCGCGCCTTTCGTCGCCGATCGGGAGGGCGGCAGGCGCACTGGCAACCAGGAGGATTTCCGCAAACTGGTGAAGCTGGCGCAGTCTTACGACATCGTCCACACGACAGGCGGCTATCCGGTCGAACCGGTCGATCTCCATGCCTCGACCCGTCACCTGGATTGCCTCTCGGACATGGTGAAGCTGACCGACAAGGTGTTTCACGTCTATTCGCTCGGTCGCCAGCGCAACACCGACGGCATCGAAATCGCCCGCATCGGCCGCGGTATCTCGATGGAGCAGATGGAGCGGGAACCGTCGCTCTTCACGATCATCAATACGTCTTCGCCACTTCGCCTCGACGGGCCGATGCTTCAGGGCATCATCGAAATGTCGTCCCGCAATCAGGTGGTCGTCGTCACGCCCTTCACGCTCGCCGGCGCCATGGCGCCGGTCACCATCGCCGGTGCTCTGGTACAGCAGAACGCCGAGGCGCTTTGCGGCATTGCCTTTACCCAGATGGTGCGCAAGGGTGCACCGGTGATGTATGGCGGCTTCACCTCGAATGTCGACATGAAGACCGGCGCACCGGCCTTCGGGACGCCGGAATACATGAAGGCCGTCATCGCCGGCGGCCAGCTCGCGCGCAAGTACAATCTTCCCTACCGCACATCCAACACCAACGCTGCAAACACGCTCGACGCGCAAGCCGCCTATGAGTCGGCACTTTCGCTGTGGGCGCTGATCCAGGGCGGCGGCAATTTCGTGATGCACGCGGCCGGCTGGACCGAAGGCGGCCTGACGGCCTCCTTCGAGAAGTTCATCCTCGATGTCGACATGCTGCAGATGGTGGCTGAATTTCTCCAGCCGCTCGATGTCAGCGAGGATGCGCTCGGTCTCGATGCGGTGCGGGACGTCGGTCCTGGCGGACACTATTTTGGTACGCTGCATACGCTTCAGCGCTACGAAACCGCTTTCTACTCGCCGATCCTTTCCGATTGGCGGAATTACGAGACCTGGACCGAGGCGGGCCGGCCGACCACCTACGATCATGCCAACCGCGTCTTCAAGCAGAAACTCAACGAATATGAGCGCCCGCCGCTCGATCCGGCGATAGAAGAAGAACTCGACGCTTTCGTCGCCAGGCGCAAGCAAGAAGGCGGCGTGCCGACGGATTTCTGA
- a CDS encoding host attachment protein: MRNRIWILAADGNTARIFKDVNLLKDGRQQPEVETYEIETKRAQDIMADKPGRSHTSVGYGRSAMEYSSDPVREEQHRFAMEIAGKLDHYALEHAFENLVICAAPKTLGDLRKLLSPQVKERTLAEIDRNCVAAPTDQLIATVRSVVFP, encoded by the coding sequence GTGCGGAACCGGATTTGGATACTGGCAGCCGACGGAAACACGGCGCGCATCTTCAAGGACGTCAACCTGCTGAAGGATGGACGCCAGCAACCGGAAGTGGAGACATACGAAATCGAAACCAAGCGTGCTCAAGATATCATGGCCGACAAACCCGGCCGCAGCCATACGTCGGTCGGCTACGGCCGTTCGGCGATGGAATACAGCAGCGATCCGGTTCGCGAGGAGCAGCACCGCTTCGCCATGGAGATTGCCGGGAAACTCGACCACTATGCGCTTGAGCACGCCTTCGAAAACCTTGTGATCTGCGCCGCGCCCAAGACGCTGGGCGACCTCAGAAAGCTGCTGTCGCCCCAGGTCAAGGAAAGGACCCTTGCGGAGATCGATCGCAACTGCGTCGCGGCGCCCACGGACCAGTTGATCGCAACGGTCCGCTCCGTGGTGTTTCCGTAG
- a CDS encoding transglutaminase family protein: MHLKISHTTEYHYDEPVQYALQRLRLTPTTQVGQTVLNWETRVEGAAVEVSYDDHFGNRTHLVSVEGDRQAIRIVAIGEVETEDRAGVFGPHHSFVPLWLYARETPLSKAGKLIRDLAKSAEGDTDLERVHSLMALIHETVEYKPGDTQTETTAEEALERGKGVCQDHAHILISAARTLGLPARYLSGYLMMEGHPEQTASHAWAEVHLAGLGWVGFDPANKICPDDRYVRIASGLCYRDAAPISGLVHGAASETLKVAVTVEKQGQTQSQKQGEQSQSQSQ, from the coding sequence ATGCACCTGAAAATCAGCCACACGACCGAATATCATTACGATGAACCGGTGCAGTATGCCCTGCAGCGGTTGCGGCTGACGCCGACGACACAAGTGGGCCAAACGGTCCTGAATTGGGAGACTCGCGTCGAGGGCGCGGCCGTCGAGGTGTCCTACGACGACCACTTCGGCAATCGCACGCACCTCGTCAGCGTCGAGGGAGACCGCCAAGCCATACGGATCGTCGCCATCGGTGAGGTGGAGACGGAGGATCGCGCCGGCGTTTTCGGCCCGCATCACTCCTTCGTGCCGCTATGGCTCTATGCACGCGAAACGCCGCTCAGCAAAGCGGGGAAGCTGATCCGCGATCTCGCGAAATCGGCCGAAGGCGACACCGACCTCGAGCGCGTGCATTCGCTGATGGCGCTCATCCACGAAACGGTCGAATACAAGCCCGGCGACACGCAGACAGAAACCACCGCAGAGGAAGCGTTGGAGCGCGGCAAGGGCGTCTGTCAGGACCACGCCCACATCCTGATTTCCGCCGCGCGCACGCTCGGCCTCCCCGCCCGCTATCTTTCCGGCTATCTGATGATGGAAGGCCATCCGGAGCAGACGGCGAGCCACGCTTGGGCGGAGGTCCATCTCGCCGGCTTGGGCTGGGTCGGCTTCGACCCCGCCAACAAGATCTGCCCGGACGACCGCTATGTCCGGATCGCGTCCGGCCTCTGCTACCGCGATGCCGCGCCGATTTCCGGGCTGGTACACGGCGCCGCCAGCGAGACATTGAAGGTGGCCGTGACGGTCGAGAAGCAGGGGCAGACGCAAAGCCAGAAACAAGGCGAGCAGAGCCAAAGCCAGAGTCAGTAG
- a CDS encoding circularly permuted type 2 ATP-grasp protein, with translation MMNADSSPRQPYSTYNEWYASQDRNRLIAKSKEAENIFRKTGITFAVYGHADSSEKLIPFDLIPRIISGREWRKLAQGIEQRVIALNAFLDDIYHKQEIVRAGRIPRELIEKNDAFLPQMIGFRPPGGVYTHIVGTDIVRTGEDQFYVLEDNARTPSGVSYMLENRETMMQMFPELFHQNRVRPVENYPYLLRQSLASLAPPGCSGKPRVAVLTPGIYNSAFYEHAFLADMMGVELVEGSDLRVIDGKVKMRTTRGYEAIDVLYRRVDDDFLDPLTFRADSALGIPGIMDVYRSGNITIANAPGTGISDDKAIYSYMPEIVEFYTGRKPLLENVPTWRCSEPQSLKYVLEHIEELVIKEVHGSGGYGMLVGPTATRKERTTFAEKLKARPGNYIAQPTLSLSTVPILVNKGIAPRHVDLRPYVLVSDKVQIIPGGLTRVALKAGSLVVNSSQGGGTKDTWVLED, from the coding sequence ATGATGAATGCGGACAGCAGTCCGCGACAGCCATATTCGACCTACAATGAATGGTATGCCAGCCAGGACAGAAATCGGCTCATCGCGAAATCAAAAGAAGCGGAGAATATCTTCCGCAAGACGGGCATCACCTTCGCGGTCTACGGACACGCAGACTCCTCCGAAAAGCTCATCCCCTTCGACCTTATTCCCCGCATCATTTCCGGCCGAGAGTGGCGGAAGCTGGCGCAAGGCATCGAACAGCGGGTGATCGCGCTTAACGCCTTCCTCGACGACATCTACCATAAGCAGGAGATCGTCCGCGCCGGTCGCATCCCGCGCGAGTTGATCGAGAAAAACGATGCCTTCCTGCCGCAGATGATCGGCTTCAGGCCACCGGGCGGCGTCTACACGCACATCGTCGGCACCGACATCGTGCGCACCGGCGAAGACCAGTTCTACGTGCTCGAGGACAACGCCCGCACGCCGTCCGGTGTCAGCTACATGCTGGAAAACCGGGAGACCATGATGCAGATGTTCCCGGAGCTCTTTCACCAGAACCGCGTGCGGCCGGTCGAGAACTATCCGTACCTGCTTCGCCAAAGCCTCGCCTCGCTGGCGCCGCCCGGGTGCAGCGGGAAGCCGCGTGTCGCCGTGCTGACCCCCGGTATCTACAACTCCGCCTTCTACGAGCACGCCTTCCTTGCGGACATGATGGGCGTCGAATTGGTCGAGGGCTCGGACCTGCGCGTTATCGACGGCAAGGTGAAGATGCGCACGACGCGCGGCTACGAGGCGATCGACGTGCTCTACCGCCGCGTCGACGACGACTTCCTCGATCCCCTCACCTTCCGCGCCGATTCCGCGCTCGGCATCCCCGGCATCATGGACGTCTATCGGTCCGGCAACATCACCATCGCCAACGCGCCCGGCACCGGCATTTCCGACGACAAGGCGATCTATTCCTATATGCCGGAAATCGTCGAGTTCTACACCGGCCGCAAGCCCTTGCTCGAGAACGTGCCGACCTGGCGCTGCTCGGAGCCGCAGAGCCTCAAATACGTGCTCGAACACATCGAGGAACTGGTAATCAAGGAAGTCCACGGTTCCGGCGGTTACGGCATGCTCGTCGGCCCGACCGCAACCAGGAAAGAACGGACCACCTTCGCCGAGAAGCTGAAGGCGCGCCCCGGCAACTACATCGCCCAGCCGACATTGTCGCTGTCCACCGTTCCGATCCTCGTCAACAAGGGCATCGCTCCTCGCCATGTCGACCTGCGTCCCTACGTCCTCGTCTCCGACAAGGTGCAGATCATTCCCGGCGGCTTGACCCGCGTCGCGCTGAAAGCCGGCTCCCTGGTGGTCAATTCCAGCCAGGGGGGCGGCACCAAGGATACCTGGGTACTGGAGGACTGA